A genomic region of Metopolophium dirhodum isolate CAU chromosome 1, ASM1992520v1, whole genome shotgun sequence contains the following coding sequences:
- the LOC132936438 gene encoding 52 kDa repressor of the inhibitor of the protein kinase-like translates to MTTLEKDEFISLIDFYNDDLADNNKDILVSELKLWRRKILALDKQPTNAMDALVICNNMYPNIYKLLQILATLPVSTASSERSFSSLKRIKTYLRNTMSEKRLNGLAMLSIHRSISVDAKEVLDELSINKRRVDFIL, encoded by the exons ATGACAACACTTGAAAAAGATGAATTTATTAGTttgatagatttttataatgatGATTTGGCAGATAACAATAAAGATATTTTGGTATCTGAGTTAAAACTTTGGCGACGTAAAATACTTGCACTAGATAAACAACCTACAAATGCTATGGATGCTTTAGTTATCTGCAATAACATGTAtccaaatatatacaaattactacAAATTTTAGCAACACTACCTGTTTCAACAGCTTCATCCGAAAGATCTTTTTCATCATTAAAGAGAATTAAGACGTACCTAAGGAATACAATGTCagag aaaagatTAAATGGTTTGGCAATGCTCTCCATTCATCGTTCAATATCAGTAGATGCAAAGGAAGTGTTGGACGAATTATCTATTAACAAACGTCGAgtggattttattttatga